Within the Maribacter sp. BPC-D8 genome, the region AAACCTGGACGTATATTTTAGTAGGAATCACCTTTGCCCTTTATATAGGCATCGCGATATATTCAAGAGCTGGATCCACAAAGGACTTTTATGTTGCCGGTGGCGGAGTTTCACCACTTGCCAACGGGATGGCAACTGCAGCTGATTGGATGTCTGCCGCATCTTTCATTTCAATGGCAGGGATAATTTCTTTTGCAGGCTATGATGGTTCAGTATACCTAATGGGCTGGACAGGTGGCTATGTGTTACTAGCATTACTATTAGCACCCTATTTACGTAAATTCGGGAAATTCACAGTTCCTGATTTTATAGGTGATAGATACTATTCAAAAACAGCACGTATTGTGGCTGTAATTTGCGCATTAATTGTTTCGTTTACTTATGTAGCAGGTCAAATGCGCGGTGTTGGTGTTGTATTCTCAAGATTCCTTCAAGTAGACATTGACACAGGTGTGATTATAGGCATGATTATCGTTCTTTTTTATGCAGTTTTAGGCGGAATGAAAGGCATCACTTATACACAAGTAGCTCAGTACTGTGTTCTGATTTTTGCCTTTATGGTTCCCGCTATCTTCATATCTATTCAAATGACCGGAAACCCTATTCCACAATTAGGTATGGGATCAACTTTAAATGATGGCTCTGGTACATTCTTATTAGATAAGTTAGACGGATTATCAACTGAACTAGGATTCAATGAATACACCGACGGCTCTAAATCTGTAACAGATATTTTTGCCATCACTTTAGCTTTAATGGTCGGTACCGCAGGGCTACCACATGTAATCGTTAGATTTTTTACCGTTAAAAAAGTAAAAGATGCACGTAAATCTGCGGGATTAGCATTGTTACTGATCGCTATTCTATACACTACGGCACCAGCTGTTTCTGTATTTGCAAAAACCAATCTTATTAATACCGTTAGCAACGAAGAATATTCTAGCATGCCGGTTTGGTTTAAAAATTGGGAAGAAACCGGACTACTTTCTTTTGACGATAAAAATGAAGATGGTAAAATTCAATATGTAGCTGATAAGACCAAAAACGAATTAACCATAGATAATGATATT harbors:
- a CDS encoding sodium:solute symporter family protein, whose translation is MSVQTWTYILVGITFALYIGIAIYSRAGSTKDFYVAGGGVSPLANGMATAADWMSAASFISMAGIISFAGYDGSVYLMGWTGGYVLLALLLAPYLRKFGKFTVPDFIGDRYYSKTARIVAVICALIVSFTYVAGQMRGVGVVFSRFLQVDIDTGVIIGMIIVLFYAVLGGMKGITYTQVAQYCVLIFAFMVPAIFISIQMTGNPIPQLGMGSTLNDGSGTFLLDKLDGLSTELGFNEYTDGSKSVTDIFAITLALMVGTAGLPHVIVRFFTVKKVKDARKSAGLALLLIAILYTTAPAVSVFAKTNLINTVSNEEYSSMPVWFKNWEETGLLSFDDKNEDGKIQYVADKTKNELTIDNDIMVLANPEIADLPAWVIALVAAGGLAAALSTAAGLLLVISASVSHDLVKKVFKPNISDKAELWVARGAATVAVVIAGYFGINPPGFVAAVVALAFGLAAASFFPAIVLGIFYKKMNKEGAISGMVVGIVLMLFYMTKFKFGWFGGGTPADWWFGISPEGFGSIAMIANFIVAIIVLQFTPEPPEDVQEIVENIRIPSGAGEATGH